The Paenibacillus tianjinensis genome has a window encoding:
- the nrdG gene encoding anaerobic ribonucleoside-triphosphate reductase activating protein, translating into MNIADYKRFDVINGPGMRHSIFVSGCSHHSCEGCFNAVSWNFNYGKPYSKDFEDSVIRDLNIDHVKISGLSILGGEPFDNAEGLLYLVHRVKKECTNNNIWIWSGYTFEEICEDEKMKKLLTYCDVLVDGRFIIGQRDLRLKWKGSRNQRIINIQESLKQNKVVLYES; encoded by the coding sequence ATGAATATTGCAGATTATAAACGTTTTGATGTAATCAATGGCCCCGGAATGAGACATTCCATCTTCGTTTCGGGGTGTTCTCATCATTCCTGTGAAGGATGCTTTAATGCAGTCTCATGGAACTTTAATTATGGCAAGCCTTATAGCAAAGACTTTGAAGATTCTGTAATTAGAGATTTAAATATAGACCATGTAAAAATTTCCGGCCTTTCGATTCTTGGAGGTGAGCCTTTTGACAATGCCGAAGGATTATTATATCTGGTTCATCGAGTAAAAAAAGAATGTACTAATAATAACATATGGATATGGTCAGGATATACATTTGAAGAAATATGTGAAGATGAAAAGATGAAGAAATTGCTAACATATTGCGATGTATTAGTTGATGGAAGATTTATCATAGGACAACGGGATTTGAGGCTTAAATGGAAGGGATCACGGAATCAACGTATTATCAATATTCAAGAAAGCCTAAAACAAAACAAAGTTGTACTTTACGAATCATAA
- the nrdD gene encoding anaerobic ribonucleoside-triphosphate reductase, producing the protein MTHTEVTKRDGTVVGFDKQKIVNAIMKAMARTEKGIDEEVAESVAEKTIHKLLGKKNLDIECIQDNVIDSLLLSKRKDVAKEYIAHREVRSLKRRERSSLDKKVQGLLDLTNTEVMSENSNKDSQTIPTQRDLLAGIMAKDFAQAYMIPKRVVEAHNNGDIHQHDQDYTPYFPSFNCMLIDLREMLENGFKLGNAQIETPKSITTAAAVTAQIIAQVSSHIYGGNTINEIDKILAPYVTCSFIKHFKTGMEWLYKADSSYINTLDIYIENKELSNQFPRCYDYAIKLTQKETLDAFQSLEYEINTLVSANGQTPFSTFGFGRGATWEERQIQIAILNNRIRGLGKEGKSPVFPKLIFALEEGVNVNPEDPNYDIKKLAIKCSTLRMYPDIISVPKVKEVTGSFKFPMSCRSFVSRYIEDEKELHDGRFNMGVTTINLPRLAIKAKGSEEKFYALLDEMLEVCKEALMYRIERLKGVKAKVAPILYMEGATGHRLQAEDTIDHLLTNGRSSISLGYIGIHETILSLFGSHIFDDIVLQQKGLNIVKYLNQKTEEWKVETGYGFSLYSTPAESLCYRFCNLDEEQFGSIKGITDKGYYTNSFHLDVNKKATPFEKIEFEKDYPQYANGGFITYCEFDSLVKNPEALEAVWDFAYKNVPYFGTNTPIDKCLSCGYEGEFEATVSGFKCPNCGNGDPKTTSVIRRCCGYLSEPSQRPFNKGKQHEVISRIKHS; encoded by the coding sequence ATGACGCATACGGAAGTTACAAAGAGAGATGGAACTGTAGTGGGATTTGACAAACAGAAGATTGTGAATGCAATCATGAAGGCTATGGCGCGAACTGAAAAAGGTATTGATGAAGAAGTTGCTGAGAGTGTAGCAGAAAAGACCATACATAAATTATTAGGGAAAAAGAATCTAGATATTGAATGCATTCAAGACAATGTAATTGATTCTTTATTACTCAGTAAACGAAAAGACGTAGCTAAGGAATATATTGCGCACAGAGAAGTCAGAAGTCTAAAACGAAGAGAAAGAAGTAGTCTTGATAAGAAAGTTCAAGGGCTTCTCGATTTAACTAATACAGAGGTAATGAGCGAGAATTCCAACAAGGACAGTCAAACGATCCCCACTCAAAGAGATTTATTGGCTGGAATTATGGCTAAAGACTTTGCACAAGCATATATGATTCCTAAGCGAGTAGTAGAAGCTCATAATAATGGCGACATCCATCAACATGATCAAGATTATACACCTTATTTTCCCTCATTCAATTGTATGTTGATTGACTTAAGAGAAATGCTTGAGAATGGTTTTAAGTTGGGCAATGCTCAGATTGAAACTCCAAAATCAATTACAACTGCTGCGGCTGTAACAGCGCAGATAATTGCTCAAGTATCAAGTCATATTTATGGCGGAAATACAATCAATGAGATTGACAAAATTCTTGCACCTTATGTGACATGTTCGTTCATCAAGCATTTTAAAACTGGCATGGAGTGGCTGTATAAAGCAGATAGTTCCTATATCAACACTTTGGATATTTATATCGAGAACAAAGAATTATCAAACCAGTTTCCAAGATGCTATGACTACGCAATCAAACTAACGCAAAAAGAGACTTTAGACGCTTTTCAATCATTAGAATATGAGATAAATACGTTGGTTTCAGCAAATGGACAAACGCCTTTTTCAACCTTTGGTTTTGGTAGAGGAGCGACATGGGAAGAGCGTCAAATTCAAATTGCAATTCTTAATAATCGTATCAGAGGATTGGGCAAGGAAGGTAAAAGTCCTGTATTTCCAAAACTTATTTTCGCCCTTGAAGAAGGAGTGAATGTCAACCCAGAAGATCCAAATTACGATATTAAAAAACTAGCAATAAAGTGCAGCACATTGCGTATGTATCCCGATATAATCTCCGTGCCTAAAGTTAAAGAGGTTACTGGTTCATTTAAATTCCCAATGAGTTGCAGAAGTTTTGTGAGTAGATATATTGAAGATGAAAAAGAATTACATGATGGAAGATTTAATATGGGGGTAACAACAATCAATCTACCTCGATTAGCTATTAAAGCTAAGGGGTCAGAAGAGAAATTTTACGCGTTATTAGATGAAATGCTAGAAGTATGTAAAGAAGCGCTTATGTATAGAATTGAGCGTTTAAAAGGAGTTAAAGCTAAAGTTGCTCCTATCTTGTACATGGAAGGTGCGACAGGTCACAGACTTCAAGCAGAAGATACAATTGATCATTTATTGACTAATGGAAGGTCAAGTATCTCGTTGGGATACATAGGAATTCATGAAACAATACTATCACTGTTTGGGAGTCATATTTTTGACGATATTGTTTTGCAACAAAAAGGATTAAATATTGTCAAGTATCTAAATCAAAAAACAGAAGAATGGAAAGTTGAAACTGGATATGGATTTAGCCTGTACTCGACTCCTGCTGAGAGCCTTTGCTATAGATTCTGTAATTTGGACGAAGAGCAATTTGGCTCTATTAAGGGGATTACAGATAAGGGTTATTACACGAATTCGTTTCACTTAGATGTTAATAAAAAAGCTACACCATTTGAAAAAATAGAATTTGAAAAGGACTACCCGCAATACGCTAATGGTGGATTTATTACATATTGTGAATTTGATTCTTTGGTGAAAAATCCTGAAGCACTAGAAGCAGTATGGGATTTTGCATATAAGAATGTCCCTTACTTCGGAACCAACACTCCAATTGATAAATGTTTATCTTGCGGTTATGAAGGAGAGTTCGAAGCAACCGTGTCTGGATTTAAATGCCCTAACTGTGGGAATGGAGATCCAAAAACAACATCAGTAATTAGACGGTGCTGCGGATATTTATCTGAGCCTTCACAGAGACCGTTTAACAAAGGTAAACAGCATGAGGTCATCTCAAGAATTAAACATAGTTAG
- a CDS encoding DNA cytosine methyltransferase, with protein MKQQENNGLKLIDLFCGAGIGAVGFKLAGYNIVDALDNKKYAVDTYNKNIGNHARVVDIRKINGYELPKADVIVGGFPCKPFSEGGAQRGEEDEANGDLGKHFLRLIKEAKPKAFIVENVKGLTFKKHEKFLSHLLTTFEELGYNVCWKLINCYEYGVPQERERVFIVGIHNSLNKTFCFPEPISTDGRKHLVDAIGDLPCPGENHSVSNHKEYYDGGFSPRYVSRNRQRQWDEPSFTIVSTARQLPLHPSPPNYDIRKMDEYSCEPPRRFTVRECLRIQSVPDWFSFGDDIALDKQYERCSGIPSLFAYILGKSLADQINL; from the coding sequence TTGAAACAACAAGAAAACAACGGATTGAAATTGATTGATCTATTTTGTGGCGCAGGGATTGGGGCAGTGGGATTTAAATTGGCAGGATACAATATTGTAGATGCTTTAGACAATAAGAAGTATGCGGTTGACACATACAATAAAAACATTGGAAATCATGCAAGAGTAGTCGATATAAGAAAGATTAACGGATATGAATTGCCTAAAGCCGATGTAATAGTAGGTGGATTTCCTTGTAAGCCATTCAGTGAAGGAGGGGCGCAGCGAGGAGAGGAAGATGAGGCTAACGGGGATTTAGGGAAGCATTTTCTTCGACTAATCAAAGAGGCAAAACCAAAAGCATTTATTGTAGAGAATGTTAAGGGGTTGACTTTTAAGAAGCATGAAAAGTTTTTAAGCCATCTACTAACTACATTTGAAGAGTTAGGCTACAATGTATGTTGGAAATTGATTAACTGCTACGAATATGGCGTTCCTCAAGAAAGAGAAAGGGTTTTTATAGTTGGCATACATAATTCATTAAATAAGACTTTTTGCTTCCCAGAACCAATTTCAACGGATGGGCGAAAACACTTAGTAGATGCCATAGGTGACTTACCTTGCCCCGGTGAGAATCACAGCGTAAGCAATCATAAAGAATACTACGATGGTGGATTTTCACCACGATATGTTTCTAGGAATAGACAACGACAATGGGATGAACCTTCATTTACAATCGTATCGACAGCCAGACAACTACCTCTGCATCCTAGTCCACCAAATTATGATATCAGAAAAATGGATGAATATTCTTGTGAGCCTCCAAGAAGGTTTACCGTGAGAGAATGCTTAAGAATTCAGTCAGTACCGGATTGGTTTTCTTTTGGCGATGATATTGCATTAGATAAACAGTATGAAAGATGTAGCGGAATTCCCTCGTTGTTTGCATACATACTGGGAAAGAGTTTGGCTGATCAAATTAATCTATAA
- a CDS encoding methyltransferase domain-containing protein, which produces MLQESGDWKFDSEVVPIFDEHVRLSVPLYEEIHNMITEMSYWFAEDFTNIYDIGTSTGETIHNLSIKHKNKNIKYIGVDSSESMVIKARQRFDKESSVTILNQDVSDSNFAMNNASYITAVLSIMFISQRQRQDLIHKIYNSLNYGGAFVMIEKVVGSNARFDEMWIELYHDLKLKNGLKHEEVIAKSQSIRGILKPYTVDENISMLKKSGFTNIDTFFKWNNFAGFIAIKL; this is translated from the coding sequence TTGCTTCAAGAGTCTGGAGATTGGAAATTCGATTCCGAAGTAGTTCCTATTTTTGATGAGCACGTAAGACTATCGGTTCCTTTATATGAAGAAATACATAATATGATAACTGAGATGTCTTACTGGTTTGCTGAAGACTTTACAAACATCTACGACATAGGAACATCGACAGGAGAAACAATTCATAATTTAAGTATTAAGCATAAAAATAAAAATATTAAATACATAGGTGTTGATTCGTCGGAAAGTATGGTTATTAAGGCAAGACAACGATTTGATAAAGAAAGTTCTGTTACTATCTTAAACCAAGATGTGTCCGACAGTAATTTCGCAATGAATAATGCTAGTTATATTACTGCTGTCTTATCTATAATGTTCATTTCTCAAAGACAAAGACAAGATTTAATACATAAAATATATAACTCCTTAAACTATGGGGGAGCATTTGTCATGATTGAAAAAGTCGTAGGCAGCAACGCTAGATTTGATGAAATGTGGATTGAATTATACCATGATTTAAAACTCAAGAACGGATTGAAACACGAAGAAGTTATTGCGAAATCACAGTCGATTAGAGGGATATTGAAGCCGTATACGGTAGATGAAAATATCTCCATGTTGAAAAAATCAGGATTCACAAACATTGACACTTTTTTTAAATGGAATAATTTTGCTGGATTTATAGCTATCAAACTATAG
- a CDS encoding RNA-guided endonuclease InsQ/TnpB family protein, with the protein MTLKKNIWLQRRKSRSHYNKIIEINNGMMGFRIVLRIERGVIFVKVFRVEKHDIKKSHKMYKTVDELCFKSKNLYNYANYIMRQEFINNGKYINYYDMKKELKTHEPFKSFGSQAAQQTLSVLDEAWKSFFASIKDWGKNKSKYLGMPKMPKYKDKQGRQVVILSNIQFKRIDGCIKFSWLPFRNFKIPTKVTDKLMQIRFVPRGSHYTMEIVYEIDIPLANIESNRIASIDLGIDNFATVSNNTGNKPFIINGKIIKSMNQYYNKKKAKSQSDLMKKNNKKWSNALQSLTDKRANKLRNHIHKSSRYIVDWCADHQIDTLVVGKNKNWKQEARMGKTNNQTFVYIPFEMLIRQLRYKCENIGIKFVETEESYTSGTSFLDEELPIKSNYNKSRRIHRGMFISNLGIKINADLNGSYQIMKKVFPNAFGDGIEGVHLHPVRVNLV; encoded by the coding sequence ATGACGTTGAAAAAGAATATTTGGCTGCAAAGGAGAAAAAGTAGAAGTCACTATAACAAGATTATAGAAATAAATAATGGGATGATGGGATTTAGAATAGTGTTACGGATAGAGAGGGGGGTGATATTTGTAAAAGTATTTAGAGTTGAAAAACACGATATAAAAAAGTCGCACAAAATGTACAAAACAGTCGATGAACTATGTTTTAAGAGTAAAAACCTATATAACTATGCGAATTACATAATGAGACAAGAGTTCATCAATAACGGGAAATACATAAATTATTATGATATGAAGAAGGAATTAAAAACCCATGAACCGTTTAAATCATTTGGTTCTCAAGCAGCACAACAAACGCTGTCTGTATTGGATGAAGCTTGGAAATCGTTTTTTGCCAGCATCAAGGACTGGGGCAAGAATAAGAGTAAATACTTAGGAATGCCAAAGATGCCTAAATACAAAGACAAACAAGGAAGGCAAGTCGTTATCCTTTCGAACATTCAATTCAAACGAATTGATGGATGCATTAAGTTCTCGTGGTTGCCATTTAGGAATTTTAAAATACCAACAAAAGTGACTGACAAGCTAATGCAGATAAGATTTGTGCCTAGAGGAAGCCATTATACAATGGAGATAGTTTATGAGATTGATATACCTCTAGCAAACATTGAATCAAACAGGATTGCCTCAATCGATTTAGGAATTGATAATTTTGCAACTGTATCAAATAATACTGGGAATAAACCATTTATTATTAACGGCAAAATTATTAAATCTATGAATCAGTATTACAATAAAAAGAAAGCTAAGTCGCAGAGCGATTTAATGAAGAAAAATAATAAGAAATGGAGTAATGCTTTACAATCATTAACAGATAAAAGAGCTAATAAATTAAGAAATCACATTCATAAATCAAGTAGATATATCGTAGATTGGTGTGCAGATCATCAGATAGACACGCTTGTTGTTGGTAAAAATAAAAACTGGAAGCAAGAAGCTCGCATGGGAAAGACGAATAATCAAACTTTTGTTTATATACCGTTTGAAATGCTGATAAGGCAGTTGAGATATAAGTGTGAAAATATCGGGATTAAGTTTGTTGAAACCGAAGAGAGTTATACTAGTGGAACAAGTTTTTTAGATGAAGAATTACCCATCAAAAGTAACTATAATAAATCAAGGCGAATACATAGAGGAATGTTTATATCAAATCTAGGAATAAAGATCAACGCTGACCTGAACGGAAGCTATCAGATCATGAAAAAGGTATTCCCAAACGCATTTGGAGATGGGATAGAGGGTGTACATTTACATCCAGTTAGGGTTAATTTAGTCTAA